Proteins encoded in a region of the Planktothrix tepida PCC 9214 genome:
- the psbD gene encoding photosystem II D2 protein (photosystem q(a) protein), with translation VFVGWSGVLLFPCAYLALGGWLTGTTFVTSWYTHGLASSYLEGCNFLTAAVSSPANSLGHSLLFLWGPEAQWDFTRWCQLGGLWAFVALHGAFALIGFCLRQLEIARLVGIRPYNAIAFTGPIAVFVSVFLMYPLGQSSWFFGPSFGVAGIFRFILFLQGFHNWTLNPFHMMGVAGILGGALLCAIHGATVENTLFEDGDKANTFRAFEPTQAEETYSMVTANRFWSQIFGIAFSNKRWLHFFMLFVPVTGLWMSSIGIVGLALNLRAYDFVSQELRAAEDPEFETFYTKNILLNEGLRAWMAPADQPHENFIFPEEVLPRGNAL, from the coding sequence GTCTTCGTGGGTTGGTCAGGAGTTCTACTGTTTCCTTGTGCTTATCTAGCCCTTGGTGGCTGGTTAACCGGAACAACCTTTGTTACTTCCTGGTACACCCACGGTTTAGCAAGCTCTTATTTAGAAGGCTGTAACTTCTTAACAGCCGCTGTTAGTAGCCCCGCCAACAGCTTAGGACATTCCTTGCTGTTCCTGTGGGGGCCAGAAGCTCAGTGGGACTTCACTCGTTGGTGTCAACTGGGTGGACTGTGGGCATTTGTGGCTCTGCACGGTGCTTTCGCCCTGATCGGCTTTTGTCTGCGTCAGTTAGAAATTGCCCGTTTAGTCGGCATTCGTCCCTACAACGCCATCGCCTTCACTGGGCCGATTGCGGTATTCGTCAGTGTGTTCCTGATGTACCCCTTGGGTCAGTCTAGCTGGTTCTTTGGCCCTAGCTTTGGGGTGGCGGGAATCTTCCGCTTCATCCTATTCCTGCAAGGGTTCCATAACTGGACACTGAATCCCTTCCACATGATGGGAGTCGCGGGAATCCTCGGTGGTGCGCTGCTGTGCGCCATTCACGGAGCGACGGTGGAAAATACCTTGTTTGAAGATGGCGACAAAGCCAACACCTTCCGGGCTTTTGAACCGACTCAAGCAGAAGAAACCTATTCTATGGTGACCGCCAACCGCTTCTGGTCACAAATCTTCGGGATTGCGTTTTCCAACAAACGTTGGTTACACTTCTTCATGTTGTTCGTGCCTGTCACGGGACTGTGGATGAGTTCCATCGGTATTGTCGGTTTAGCACTCAACCTGCGGGCTTATGATTTCGTCTCCCAAGAATTACGGGCAGCCGAAGATCCTGAGTTTGAAACGTTCTATACCAAGAACATTCTGTTAAATGAAGGTCTGCGGGCTTGGATGGCTCCTGCGGATCAACCCCACGAAAACTTTATTTTCCCGGAGGAGGTATTACCGCGTGGTAACGCTCTCTAA